TTGCCGTTAAAGCATTCGAGGAGAATGCAGTTGACTATTTGCTTAAACCTTTTTCATTCAGCAGATTCTCAAAAGCTCTTGATAGAGTTACAGAGCCAAGAGTTAATGAAAGTAATTATATAATTGAAAAAATCAACCGGAGCTCTGAATTAAAAAGGGTAGTTGTTAAAGAAGGTAATTCTATCAATGTAATAAAGTTGTCAGAAATAAAATATCTGCAGGCAAATGATGATTATGTAATTATTAAGTCAGGAGGTAAGGAATATGTGAAGCATCAAACAATGAATTTTTATGAAAATACCCTGCCATCTGATATGTTTATTCGTATCCATCGATCAACAATTATTAATATTCAGGAAATAAAGAAGCTTATACATATTGCAAAGGAAAATTACGAGATTGAGTTGCAGGATGGGGATAGATTACGGGTTAGTAAAAGCAATATTAAAAAGGTGAAAGAGCTTATAAATTTGTAAATTTGAAGAAG
This sequence is a window from Bacteroidota bacterium. Protein-coding genes within it:
- a CDS encoding response regulator, whose product is MTKIGCIIIDDENPARALVKAFIAKKGNFEVLAEAGNGFDAVKMIDELKPDLIFLDIQMPKLTGFEVLELIHHHPKVIFTTAYDQFAVKAFEENAVDYLLKPFSFSRFSKALDRVTEPRVNESNYIIEKINRSSELKRVVVKEGNSINVIKLSEIKYLQANDDYVIIKSGGKEYVKHQTMNFYENTLPSDMFIRIHRSTIINIQEIKKLIHIAKENYEIELQDGDRLRVSKSNIKKVKELINL